The sequence CGCCCGGTAAAGCCGCCCATCTGGGTGCCAATCACCGCCCCCACGGGGCCAAAGGTCACCGCCCCCGCCACCCCCCCCAGGGCAGAGCCGACCACATGACCGCCCATCAACCCCACCATACCCCCCCCGATGCTCTGGAGTCTCTGGGGTTCGGGGATCACCGCTTGCAGGTGTACTGTGACTTGTTGGCTGACCCCCACCCGGTTTTGTTCCAGGCGGTTGAGGAACTCTTGCAGGGGTTCCATTTGCCCTTCAACTGTCGCCTGCGCCTTTTGCACCCATTGATTCACCAGGGCGTGATTGGTGGCAACGGCGGCTTGCACCTCGGGGGGGACGACCTGCTCCAGGGTCTGGTGTACCTGCTGTTCTAGGTTGTGTTGCGCCTGGGTCGCCCGCTCCTGTAAGGCATTCATGGTCTCCGCAATCTGCGTTTGGGTCTGCTCGGCGAGCTTTTGCAAATCCTCTAAGGTCTGGTTGAGCCAGGGGAATTCAGGCTTGGGGAAC comes from Synechococcus sp. C9 and encodes:
- a CDS encoding DUF456 domain-containing protein; the protein is MMFPKPEFPWLNQTLEDLQKLAEQTQTQIAETMNALQERATQAQHNLEQQVHQTLEQVVPPEVQAAVATNHALVNQWVQKAQATVEGQMEPLQEFLNRLEQNRVGVSQQVTVHLQAVIPEPQRLQSIGGGMVGLMGGHVVGSALGGVAGAVTFGPVGAVIGTQMGGFTGRVVGAHLGETLAGGQPLETIDERLQRLASDYMGSSVGAAVGTVVGQVTLGPVGALVGNFVGDAVGGQLGTNVYQHIKQGQAQEDKLWAIDHSGETTSELIGGTVGRLVAGAQGQMYGARLGNYFGRKIPWHQAVAVPNTPQPDLPPDPELCYPKKGDSQN